In Fusobacterium periodonticum ATCC 33693, the following are encoded in one genomic region:
- the creD gene encoding cell envelope integrity protein CreD: MDNNSYKITSNKKPFSPVMKKLIFLVVFVIILQIPLYFVGNLIDNRGRLFNQTVTEIGNEWGKSQKIIAPVISLSYIDSTLSKDDSIRNEKNVVVQPVERRIAILPEELNATIEMKDELRHRGIYNATVYTANIKLTGYFSPKDFPNKNDMIAYLSIGLSDTKALVKVNKFKLGNVEQDLETMSGTMASPLFANGISGKIGPEYDGMMKEDKIPFEIDIDFRGSREISILPLGKKNNFDIKSNWKSPSFSGVLPVERNIDGNGFTAKWEVSNLIRNYPQVLDINEDKYSDFLDYENDYEAYGDYNSDGNSIVKVLLYNSVTDYTQIYRACNYGFLFILMSLVIVYIFEIVSKKVAHYVQYIVVGFSLVMFYLLLLSLSEHLGFEMAYLVASLAIVIPNSLYVASMTDNKKFGVGMFVFLSGIYAILFSILRMEQYALLAGTLLILAVLYVVMYLTKKADIFFKLEEENNQ, from the coding sequence ATGGATAATAATTCATATAAGATTACTAGCAACAAAAAACCATTCTCACCAGTTATGAAAAAATTAATTTTTCTAGTAGTATTTGTAATTATATTGCAAATACCTTTATATTTTGTAGGAAACCTAATAGATAATAGAGGTAGATTATTTAATCAGACTGTTACAGAAATAGGAAATGAATGGGGGAAAAGTCAAAAGATTATAGCACCAGTAATTTCTTTATCATACATTGATTCAACTCTTAGTAAGGATGATAGTATAAGAAATGAAAAAAATGTTGTAGTTCAGCCAGTAGAAAGACGTATAGCTATATTACCAGAAGAACTTAATGCAACTATAGAAATGAAAGATGAATTAAGACATAGAGGAATATACAATGCTACAGTCTATACAGCTAATATAAAATTAACAGGATATTTTTCACCTAAAGATTTTCCTAATAAAAATGATATGATAGCCTATTTATCTATAGGCTTATCTGATACTAAGGCTTTAGTTAAGGTAAATAAATTTAAATTAGGAAATGTAGAACAAGATTTAGAAACTATGTCAGGAACAATGGCAAGTCCGTTATTTGCTAATGGAATTTCAGGTAAAATTGGTCCAGAATACGATGGAATGATGAAAGAAGATAAGATTCCTTTTGAAATAGATATAGATTTTAGAGGAAGTAGAGAAATATCTATATTACCACTTGGAAAGAAAAATAATTTTGACATAAAATCAAATTGGAAATCTCCAAGTTTCTCAGGTGTTTTACCAGTAGAAAGAAATATAGACGGTAATGGATTTACTGCAAAATGGGAAGTTTCAAACTTGATTAGAAATTATCCTCAAGTTTTAGATATTAATGAAGATAAATATTCTGATTTTCTGGATTATGAAAATGATTATGAAGCCTATGGAGACTATAATTCTGATGGAAATAGCATAGTTAAAGTATTACTATATAATTCAGTAACTGATTATACTCAAATATATAGAGCTTGTAACTATGGATTCCTATTTATTTTAATGAGTTTAGTTATAGTATATATATTTGAGATTGTCAGCAAAAAGGTTGCTCACTATGTGCAATACATAGTAGTAGGATTCTCACTAGTTATGTTCTATCTATTGCTATTATCATTATCTGAGCACTTAGGCTTTGAGATGGCGTATTTGGTAGCTTCATTAGCAATAGTAATACCAAATTCATTGTATGTTGCAAGTATGACAGATAATAAAAAGTTTGGTGTAGGAATGTTTGTTTTCTTAAGTGGAATCTATGCAATACTATTCTCTATCTTAAGAATGGAACAATATGCTTTACTAGCAGGAACATTATTAATCTTAGCAGTGCTTTATGTTGTGATGTATCTAACAAAGAAAGCAGATATATTCTTTAAATTAGAAGAAGAAAATAATCAATAA
- a CDS encoding DUF4132 domain-containing protein, whose amino-acid sequence MLNFYGNKFTSKVNSFISKIKTEVKTLDRDNQRFIEDIFTKRNYHGYGEILQDNLINKFSRRENVKFEDIFPENIYPALEILIGETNLKNFIKIGEKITKTPYTMGYTRRMVRSSNCRNYIDKLFSVLGTFVHYKFFDINTQKLLLGNCDFQGLEGWDLKNLISSLENKYVIANEIDNGNQEVIDFINEALTSGSSKNINYGSLAAIFVSENKSLVEMAGKLLLAAQRQEGLRQQICETIDEGNQENFEYMFKIIYDNDLIRFSSVKRALGTWTGLLGQNYNNPETVGKKELEIINKLIDNPKYADELLKSDDNVEVYLALWYKASQDVKFALEAVQELLKVTKIHTKLLVAYNLDIFQDIKYQRTVAKDIIKEYSKKDENDFLKIVACYWEHLSYNSYTNTSIKTNRGLFDTTDEAKEFFEILKKVFVLIDGKDKGFDPIIFPWVSRYIYKHNIAGLLFTIAISYPELNLRNEVLTYFKAIEPYSRSAYLKSLFNKPENDDEELLVVKMLADASVTNEANKIIRANNLVSKYTKEIEDTLRLKTADVRRNAIALILSLESSQLLEATENLVKDKNGNKRLAGLDILTRVKEKPDFAKEKIEKIVAAIKEPTDPEKILIDGLVGKVETTESSDLYDKTYKFELPYEVKEVKKLSKNVKKNKDGVYILEKSVDAKDIFTKTEDELFELVKKFNALIVNNGTHEYTNAYTGEKTLLRNEFLPIVKRANYYYSVDEHLDEYPLADTWRGFYKNEIKDFSTLYQLYLLTQSHLRIENFNNVINKILHTTPGIILNKIIHHFKTFSNNEIMEKIVYLLYKEYREENKEYLFETSKAFFIELLKENPANLVYRRNKNHNYNSIFDLEYSIPTVVFKNLSEYWDERTFTENLILKLNFEKKVSSYKTRENFYSLIDIANAVELGLVEKDLLIKSIFSENIDNMSTNFRNLYNFLGIKNPHHYYYYDYEEVEKTKYSWNYDNAVKILKKYGLEVVNYVVDNELKRGDSKTKYSKLITSINRIEGVDYLIKILQALGNEKLLRSDYWYGDNTSKKEVLSYLLKVCFPSEKDDLKTFKEKIKKTNISEERLVEVAMYSSQWIELIDKFLKWKGFTSGCYYFQAHMSDVSKDKEGIIAKYSPISIEDFQAGAFDIDWFKDAYKQLGKEHFDILYESAKYITDGAKHSRARKFADAVLGKMKVKDVEKEISAKRNKDLVASYSLIPLAKNKIKDALSRYKFLQNFLKESKQFGAQRRASEAKAFEVSLENLSRNMGYSDVTRLTWAMESEMMAEMKKYFEPKKIQDYSVYIEIDELGQSSIKYEKDGKALKSLPTKIKTEKYIEEIKEVHKTLKEQYSRSRKMLEQSMEDGVKFYAYEIQTLSANPVVAPLIKDLVFKVDDILGYYEDNKLIGFDKKAKKVTLIEDIDKDTLLSIAHPFDLFNSKQWPLYQQDILEREVKQVFKQVFRELYIKTKDELKMDKSRRYAGHQIQPTKSIALLKTRRWVIDDYEGLQKVYYKENIIAKMYAMTDWYSPAEVEAPTIEDIVFYDRKTFELMTIEDVPDLIFSEVMRDIDLVVSVAHVGDVNPEASQSTIEMRRAIVEFNAKLFKLKNVTFTESHALIKGTRAEYSIHLGSGVIHQKAGATIEVLPIHSQHRGRIFLPFIDEDPKTAEIMAKVLLFAQDEKIKDIFILDQIL is encoded by the coding sequence ATGTTAAATTTTTATGGAAATAAATTTACTTCAAAAGTTAATAGCTTTATAAGTAAAATTAAAACAGAAGTAAAAACTTTAGATAGAGATAATCAAAGATTTATTGAAGATATCTTTACAAAAAGAAATTATCATGGTTATGGAGAGATTTTACAAGATAATTTAATTAATAAATTTTCAAGAAGAGAAAATGTTAAATTTGAAGATATTTTCCCAGAAAATATATACCCAGCACTAGAAATACTTATAGGAGAAACTAATTTAAAAAACTTTATAAAAATTGGAGAAAAAATCACAAAAACTCCCTATACTATGGGATATACAAGAAGAATGGTCAGAAGCTCAAATTGTCGTAACTATATAGATAAACTTTTTTCTGTTCTTGGAACTTTTGTACACTACAAGTTTTTTGATATCAATACACAAAAATTGTTACTTGGAAACTGTGATTTTCAAGGTCTTGAGGGTTGGGATTTAAAAAATTTAATTTCTTCACTAGAAAATAAATATGTTATTGCTAATGAGATTGACAATGGAAATCAAGAAGTTATAGATTTCATCAATGAAGCTCTGACAAGTGGTTCTTCTAAAAATATAAATTATGGAAGCTTAGCAGCAATATTTGTTTCTGAAAACAAATCTCTAGTAGAAATGGCTGGAAAATTACTTCTTGCTGCACAAAGACAGGAAGGACTTCGTCAACAAATATGTGAAACAATAGATGAAGGAAATCAAGAAAATTTTGAATATATGTTTAAAATTATTTATGATAATGATTTAATTCGTTTCTCTTCTGTTAAAAGAGCTTTAGGAACTTGGACAGGTTTACTTGGGCAGAACTATAATAATCCTGAAACAGTAGGTAAAAAAGAATTAGAAATTATTAATAAACTAATTGATAATCCAAAATATGCAGATGAACTTTTAAAAAGTGATGACAATGTTGAGGTATATCTTGCACTTTGGTATAAGGCAAGTCAAGATGTAAAATTTGCACTTGAAGCTGTACAAGAACTTTTAAAAGTTACTAAAATACATACAAAATTACTAGTTGCATATAATTTAGATATTTTTCAAGATATAAAATATCAAAGAACAGTTGCTAAAGATATTATTAAAGAATATTCCAAAAAAGATGAGAATGATTTCTTAAAAATAGTTGCTTGCTATTGGGAACATCTATCATATAACAGCTATACTAATACTTCTATAAAGACTAATAGAGGACTTTTTGATACAACAGATGAGGCAAAAGAATTTTTTGAAATATTAAAAAAAGTTTTTGTATTAATAGATGGTAAAGATAAAGGTTTTGATCCTATTATTTTTCCTTGGGTAAGCAGATATATATATAAACACAATATAGCAGGGCTTCTGTTTACAATAGCTATTTCATATCCTGAATTAAATTTAAGAAATGAAGTACTCACTTATTTTAAGGCTATTGAACCTTATTCTCGTAGTGCATATCTAAAATCATTATTCAATAAACCTGAAAATGATGATGAAGAGTTATTAGTTGTAAAAATGTTAGCTGATGCAAGTGTTACAAATGAAGCCAATAAGATAATAAGAGCAAATAATTTAGTTAGTAAATATACTAAAGAAATTGAAGATACTCTTAGATTAAAAACTGCTGATGTTAGAAGAAATGCCATTGCTTTAATTTTAAGCCTTGAAAGTTCACAATTATTAGAAGCAACTGAAAACTTAGTTAAAGATAAAAATGGAAATAAAAGACTGGCAGGTCTAGATATTCTAACTAGAGTAAAAGAGAAACCAGATTTTGCAAAAGAAAAAATTGAAAAAATTGTTGCTGCTATAAAAGAGCCAACAGATCCAGAAAAAATACTTATTGATGGTTTGGTAGGAAAAGTAGAAACTACTGAGTCTTCTGATTTATATGATAAAACATATAAATTTGAACTTCCTTACGAAGTAAAAGAAGTTAAGAAACTTTCTAAAAATGTTAAGAAAAATAAAGATGGAGTATATATTCTTGAAAAGAGTGTAGATGCAAAAGATATTTTTACTAAAACAGAAGATGAACTTTTTGAATTAGTTAAAAAATTTAATGCCTTAATTGTTAATAATGGTACTCATGAATATACAAATGCTTATACTGGTGAAAAAACTTTACTAAGAAATGAATTTCTTCCTATAGTAAAAAGAGCAAACTATTATTACAGTGTAGATGAGCACTTAGATGAATATCCTTTAGCAGATACTTGGAGAGGATTCTATAAAAATGAAATAAAAGATTTCTCTACACTTTATCAATTGTATCTTCTTACTCAATCTCATTTAAGGATTGAAAATTTTAATAATGTTATTAATAAAATTTTACATACTACTCCAGGAATTATTCTTAATAAGATAATTCATCATTTTAAAACTTTTTCTAATAATGAGATAATGGAAAAAATAGTATATTTACTATATAAAGAATATAGAGAAGAAAATAAGGAATATCTATTTGAAACTTCAAAGGCCTTCTTTATTGAACTTCTAAAAGAAAATCCAGCAAATTTAGTCTACAGAAGAAATAAAAATCATAATTATAACAGTATTTTTGATTTAGAATATAGTATTCCTACAGTTGTTTTTAAAAATTTATCTGAATACTGGGATGAAAGAACATTTACAGAAAATTTAATTTTAAAATTAAACTTTGAAAAGAAAGTATCTTCTTATAAAACTAGAGAAAATTTCTATTCTCTGATTGATATAGCAAATGCTGTTGAGCTTGGTCTAGTAGAAAAAGATTTACTTATAAAGAGTATTTTTTCTGAAAATATAGATAATATGAGTACTAATTTTAGAAATCTATACAATTTTTTAGGAATTAAAAATCCTCATCATTACTATTATTATGATTATGAAGAAGTTGAGAAAACTAAATATTCTTGGAACTATGATAATGCAGTAAAAATTTTAAAAAAATATGGGCTAGAAGTTGTTAACTATGTAGTTGACAATGAATTAAAAAGAGGAGATAGTAAAACTAAATATTCTAAACTAATCACTTCTATCAACAGAATAGAGGGAGTGGACTATTTAATTAAAATTTTACAAGCACTTGGAAATGAAAAGTTACTTAGAAGTGATTATTGGTATGGAGATAATACAAGTAAAAAAGAAGTTCTTAGCTACCTATTAAAAGTATGTTTCCCAAGTGAAAAAGATGACTTAAAAACTTTTAAAGAAAAAATTAAAAAGACTAATATCTCAGAAGAAAGATTAGTTGAGGTGGCTATGTATTCATCTCAATGGATAGAACTAATAGATAAATTCTTAAAATGGAAGGGCTTCACAAGTGGTTGCTACTACTTCCAAGCACATATGAGCGATGTTTCAAAAGATAAAGAAGGAATAATTGCAAAATATTCTCCTATTTCTATTGAAGATTTCCAAGCAGGAGCCTTTGATATTGATTGGTTTAAAGATGCCTACAAACAATTAGGTAAAGAACACTTTGATATTCTGTATGAAAGTGCAAAGTATATAACTGACGGAGCTAAACATTCTCGTGCTAGAAAGTTTGCTGATGCAGTTTTAGGAAAAATGAAGGTAAAAGATGTTGAAAAAGAAATTTCCGCTAAGAGAAATAAAGACTTAGTTGCAAGTTATTCTTTAATACCACTAGCTAAAAATAAAATTAAAGATGCACTTAGTCGTTATAAATTTTTACAAAATTTCTTAAAAGAAAGTAAACAATTTGGTGCACAAAGAAGAGCTAGTGAAGCTAAAGCCTTTGAAGTATCTTTAGAAAATTTATCTCGTAATATGGGATATTCTGATGTTACTCGTCTAACTTGGGCTATGGAAAGTGAAATGATGGCTGAAATGAAAAAATATTTTGAGCCTAAGAAAATCCAAGATTATTCAGTATATATAGAAATAGATGAATTAGGTCAAAGTTCTATAAAATATGAAAAAGATGGAAAAGCTTTAAAATCTCTACCTACTAAAATAAAAACTGAAAAATATATTGAAGAAATTAAAGAAGTTCATAAAACTTTAAAAGAGCAATATAGCCGTTCAAGAAAAATGTTAGAGCAATCAATGGAAGATGGAGTTAAATTCTATGCCTATGAAATTCAAACTCTATCAGCTAATCCTGTTGTTGCTCCACTAATCAAAGATTTAGTATTTAAAGTAGATGATATCTTAGGATATTATGAAGATAATAAACTTATTGGCTTTGATAAAAAAGCTAAAAAAGTAACTTTAATTGAAGACATTGATAAAGATACTTTGTTATCAATAGCTCATCCATTTGATTTATTCAATAGTAAACAATGGCCTTTGTATCAACAAGATATTTTAGAAAGAGAAGTAAAACAAGTATTTAAACAAGTTTTCCGTGAACTATATATCAAAACTAAAGATGAACTTAAAATGGATAAGTCAAGAAGATATGCTGGACATCAAATTCAACCTACTAAATCTATTGCTTTACTTAAAACTAGAAGATGGGTTATAGATGATTATGAAGGCTTACAAAAGGTTTACTATAAAGAAAATATCATAGCTAAGATGTATGCTATGACAGATTGGTACTCACCTGCTGAAGTTGAAGCACCTACTATTGAAGATATAGTTTTCTATGATAGAAAAACTTTTGAACTGATGACAATAGAAGATGTTCCTGATTTGATTTTCTCAGAAGTTATGAGAGATATTGATTTAGTTGTAAGTGTGGCACATGTAGGAGATGTTAATCCTGAAGCAAGTCAATCAACTATTGAAATGCGTAGAGCAATTGTTGAATTCAATGCTAAGCTATTCAAGTTGAAAAATGTTACATTTACTGAAAGCCATGCTCTAATAAAAGGAACAAGAGCGGAATACTCAATCCATTTAGGAAGTGGAGTAATTCATCAAAAAGCTGGTGCAACTATAGAAGTCTTACCTATACATTCTCAACATAGAGGAAGAATTTTCTTACCATTTATAGATGAAGATCCTAAGACTGCTGAAATAATGGCTAAAGTACTACTATTTGCACAAGATGAAAAGATTAAAGATATATTTATTTTAGACCAAATTTTATAA
- a CDS encoding GDYXXLXY domain-containing protein: MSNKMKKILIVVNIVLLFVITGFSAQKEESYKKLDSYFYLELRPVDPRSLLQGDYMTLNYDILDQTTEFIYNNRTYIYDGENENEVDEIRELRKLADAKRAYIAVRLDENKVAKFVKLTKEKTDEKDLFFIAYKSDGYNVDINVNSYLFQEGTGDKYENARYAKVVLVGNKLRLIDLRDKDFKEIK, translated from the coding sequence ATGAGCAATAAAATGAAAAAGATACTTATAGTTGTAAATATTGTACTTCTTTTTGTAATAACAGGTTTCTCTGCTCAAAAGGAAGAAAGTTATAAAAAGCTAGATAGCTATTTCTATTTGGAACTTAGACCTGTTGATCCTCGTTCACTTCTACAAGGTGACTATATGACTTTAAATTATGATATCTTAGATCAAACTACAGAATTTATATATAATAATAGAACATATATTTATGATGGAGAAAATGAGAACGAAGTTGATGAAATAAGAGAATTAAGAAAATTAGCAGATGCTAAAAGAGCATATATAGCAGTTCGTTTGGATGAAAATAAAGTGGCTAAATTTGTTAAACTTACAAAAGAAAAAACTGATGAAAAAGATTTATTTTTCATAGCATATAAAAGTGATGGTTACAATGTAGATATAAATGTAAATAGTTATTTATTCCAAGAAGGAACAGGGGATAAATATGAAAATGCTCGTTATGCAAAGGTTGTGTTAGTTGGAAATAAATTAAGACTTATAGATTTAAGAGATAAAGATTTTAAAGAAATAAAATAA
- a CDS encoding YARHG domain-containing protein, which translates to MKKILLLCLFSILSIFSFANDWEFGSEGEHIIPLKGSAVAIKKEKITLKLTEDGMLVNVKFTFDSPNAENKIIGFVTPESGNNEDYEENYSKAKRKAEPLKIKNFKTTVNGKEVKSNVELLSKLLSRGVLDNNVIKEYVEEEKNFYNYVYYFNANFKQGENVVEHSYYYTGSYGIFERDFAYVVTTIAKWKNKTVEDFEIEVIPGKYFVKLPYTFWKDGKKIDWQIAGKGKMVSIAPTNPNSDDSYGIDKYGAVYLNLDNGSVKYNTKNFSPDTDFYMVRIDNIPGFDFEFPAGKVQGYRFKEGDYKFNDSFNTLLSSDDNDLKNLSDLQLDILRNYPYAIAGYDFARKDLKDYYSEFIWYRPISKNVKISPDYNNLIKAIDNIKASRKK; encoded by the coding sequence ATGAAAAAAATTTTATTACTATGCTTATTTAGCATTTTAAGTATTTTTTCATTTGCTAATGACTGGGAATTTGGATCTGAAGGAGAACATATAATCCCTTTAAAAGGTTCAGCAGTTGCTATAAAGAAAGAAAAAATTACTTTAAAACTAACTGAAGATGGAATGCTTGTAAATGTTAAATTCACATTTGATAGCCCAAATGCTGAAAATAAAATAATAGGTTTTGTTACCCCTGAAAGTGGAAACAATGAAGACTATGAAGAAAATTATTCTAAGGCTAAAAGAAAAGCAGAACCTTTAAAAATTAAAAATTTTAAAACTACTGTTAATGGTAAAGAAGTTAAATCTAATGTTGAATTATTATCTAAATTACTTTCAAGAGGAGTTTTAGATAATAATGTTATTAAAGAATATGTAGAAGAAGAAAAAAACTTCTATAACTATGTTTATTACTTCAATGCAAACTTTAAACAAGGAGAAAATGTTGTAGAGCACAGTTATTATTATACTGGTTCTTATGGAATTTTTGAAAGAGATTTTGCTTATGTTGTAACTACTATTGCTAAATGGAAAAATAAAACTGTTGAAGATTTTGAAATTGAAGTTATTCCAGGAAAATATTTTGTTAAACTACCTTATACTTTCTGGAAAGATGGTAAAAAGATAGACTGGCAAATTGCTGGTAAAGGAAAGATGGTTTCTATAGCTCCAACTAATCCAAACAGTGATGATAGCTATGGAATTGACAAGTATGGTGCTGTTTATTTAAATCTTGACAATGGTTCTGTTAAATACAATACTAAAAACTTCTCTCCTGATACAGATTTCTATATGGTTCGTATAGATAATATTCCAGGTTTCGACTTTGAATTTCCTGCAGGAAAAGTACAAGGTTATAGATTTAAAGAAGGAGACTATAAGTTTAATGACTCATTCAATACTTTATTAAGTTCTGATGACAATGATTTAAAAAATCTAAGTGACTTACAACTTGATATTCTACGTAACTATCCTTATGCTATTGCTGGATATGATTTTGCTAGAAAAGATTTAAAAGACTATTACTCAGAATTTATCTGGTATAGACCTATATCTAAAAATGTAAAGATTAGTCCTGACTATAATAATTTAATCAAAGCAATTGATAATATTAAAGCTAGTAGAAAAAAATAA
- the creD gene encoding cell envelope integrity protein CreD — protein sequence MDNNSYKIPSRKKRFSPLMKKITFLIILLITLLIPLIFVGELVERREKLFKETVKEIGNEWGKSQKIIAPVISLSYKDSSLSKEDSIRNEKNVVVQPVERRIAILPEELNVTVELKDELKHRGIYNATVYTANMKLTGYFSTKDFPDKNDMIGYLSIGLSDTKALVKVNKFKLGNVEKDLEVISGTMANPLFTNGISGNIGPEYDDMMKEDKIPFEIDIDFRGSRKIYILPLGKKNHFDMKSNWKSPSFSGILPIERNMDSNGFTAKWEVSNLIRNYPQVLDIDKDVYYDFKESYSDGDYDGEESTIVKVLLYNSVTDYTQIYRACRYGILFILMSLVIVYIFEIVSKKVAHYVQYIVVGFSLVMFYLLLLSLSEHLGFEVAYLISSLAIVIPNSLYVASMTDNKKFGIGMFIFLSGIYAILFSILRMEQYALLAGTLLILAMLYVVMYLTKKADIFFKLEEENN from the coding sequence ATGGATAATAATTCATATAAAATTCCAAGTAGAAAAAAACGTTTCTCTCCACTCATGAAAAAAATAACTTTTCTAATAATATTGCTAATTACATTACTAATACCTTTAATTTTTGTAGGGGAATTAGTAGAGAGAAGAGAAAAGCTATTTAAAGAAACTGTTAAAGAAATAGGAAATGAATGGGGGAAAAGTCAAAAGATTATAGCACCAGTAATTTCTTTATCATACAAAGATTCATCTCTTAGTAAGGAGGATAGTATAAGAAATGAAAAAAATGTTGTAGTTCAGCCAGTAGAAAGACGTATAGCTATATTACCAGAAGAACTTAATGTAACTGTAGAATTGAAAGATGAGTTAAAACATAGAGGTATATACAATGCCACAGTTTATACAGCTAATATGAAATTAACAGGATATTTTTCAACAAAAGATTTTCCTGATAAAAATGATATGATAGGATATCTATCTATAGGCTTATCTGATACTAAGGCTTTAGTTAAGGTAAATAAATTTAAATTAGGAAATGTAGAGAAAGATTTAGAAGTCATATCAGGAACAATGGCGAATCCATTATTTACTAATGGAATCTCAGGTAACATTGGTCCAGAATATGATGATATGATGAAAGAAGATAAGATCCCTTTTGAAATAGATATAGATTTTAGAGGAAGTAGAAAGATCTATATATTACCACTTGGAAAGAAAAATCATTTTGATATGAAATCAAATTGGAAATCTCCAAGTTTCTCAGGAATTCTACCTATTGAAAGAAATATGGATAGCAATGGATTTACTGCAAAATGGGAAGTTTCAAACTTGATTAGAAATTATCCTCAAGTTTTAGATATAGATAAAGATGTATATTATGATTTCAAAGAGTCTTATTCTGATGGTGATTATGATGGCGAAGAAAGTACCATAGTAAAAGTTTTATTGTATAATTCTGTAACCGATTATACTCAAATATATAGAGCTTGTAGATATGGTATACTATTCATTTTAATGAGTTTAGTTATAGTATATATATTTGAGATTGTCAGCAAAAAAGTTGCTCACTATGTGCAATATATAGTAGTAGGATTCTCACTAGTTATGTTTTATCTATTGCTATTATCATTATCTGAGCACTTAGGCTTTGAAGTGGCATACTTAATATCTTCATTGGCAATAGTAATACCAAATTCATTGTATGTTGCAAGTATGACAGATAATAAAAAGTTTGGTATAGGAATGTTTATTTTCTTAAGTGGAATCTATGCAATACTATTCTCTATCTTAAGAATGGAACAATATGCTTTACTAGCAGGAACATTATTAATCTTAGCAATGCTTTATGTTGTGATGTATCTAACAAAGAAAGCAGATATATTCTTTAAATTAGAAGAAGAAAATAATTAA
- a CDS encoding trans-sulfuration enzyme family protein, protein MNKNVGTVCVHGKKQRRNVDNTGAVSFPIYQSATFVHPAFGESTGFDYSRLQNPTREELERVVNDLEEGVDALAFSTGMAAVTALLDILEPGDHIVATDDLYGGTIRLMESICKKNGIKTTFVETDKVENVEKAIEKNTKMIYIETPTNPMMKIADIEEISKIAKKNNCILVVDNTFLTPYFQKPLKLGADVVLHSATKYLAGHNDTLAGFLVTNSQEISEKLRYITKTIGACLSPFDSWLVLRGIKTLHIRMEQHQKNAIKIAEWLKTQKAVVSVYYPGLEENESIEVSKKQGTGFGGMVSFHVDSPERAKKILKDVKLIQFAESLGGVESLITYPMFQTHADVPLEERLERGINECLLRMSVGIEDVNDLIEDLDQAINK, encoded by the coding sequence ATGAATAAAAATGTAGGAACTGTATGTGTCCACGGGAAAAAACAAAGAAGAAATGTAGATAATACAGGAGCAGTAAGTTTTCCTATATATCAATCTGCAACTTTTGTTCACCCAGCATTTGGAGAATCAACTGGTTTTGACTATTCGAGATTACAAAATCCAACAAGAGAAGAACTAGAAAGAGTAGTTAATGACTTAGAGGAAGGTGTAGATGCTTTAGCATTTAGTACAGGAATGGCAGCAGTTACAGCTTTATTAGATATCTTAGAACCAGGAGACCATATAGTTGCAACAGATGACCTATACGGTGGAACGATAAGATTGATGGAAAGTATCTGTAAAAAGAATGGAATAAAGACAACTTTTGTTGAAACAGATAAAGTTGAAAATGTTGAAAAAGCTATAGAAAAAAATACAAAAATGATATATATAGAAACTCCAACAAACCCAATGATGAAAATAGCGGATATAGAAGAAATATCTAAAATAGCTAAAAAGAATAATTGTATTTTAGTTGTCGATAATACATTTTTAACACCATATTTTCAAAAACCTCTTAAGCTAGGTGCTGATGTTGTACTTCACAGTGCTACAAAATATTTAGCAGGACATAATGATACTTTGGCAGGTTTTTTAGTAACAAATTCTCAAGAAATTAGTGAAAAACTTAGATATATAACTAAGACTATAGGAGCTTGTTTGTCTCCTTTTGATTCATGGCTTGTTTTAAGGGGAATAAAAACTCTTCATATCAGAATGGAGCAACATCAAAAAAATGCTATAAAGATTGCTGAGTGGTTGAAAACTCAAAAAGCAGTTGTTTCAGTTTATTATCCAGGACTTGAAGAAAATGAATCAATAGAAGTTTCTAAAAAGCAAGGAACAGGTTTTGGTGGAATGGTATCTTTCCATGTAGATAGTCCTGAAAGAGCTAAGAAAATTTTAAAAGATGTTAAGTTAATACAATTTGCAGAAAGTCTAGGAGGAGTTGAATCTCTAATTACTTATCCTATGTTCCAAACTCATGCTGATGTACCTTTAGAAGAAAGATTAGAAAGAGGTATAAATGAATGTCTTTTAAGAATGTCAGTTGGTATAGAAGATGTAAATGATTTAATAGAAGATTTAGATCAAGCGATAAATAAATAG